A single Tissierella sp. DNA region contains:
- the grdH gene encoding betaine reductase selenoprotein B, which yields MKKAVHYINQFFAGIGGEDIADFKPEIKEGLIGPALALNSMLDAEVTHTIICGDNFMGSNTDEAVEIILGFLEDKEFDIFVAGPAFQAGRYGVACGTICKAVKEKFNVPVITSMNIENPGVEMFKKDMYIFEGGKSAAKLREDVKVIADFANKILKGEKTGSADEEGFFPRGVRAQVWLESKKIAAERGVEMLIKKLNNQPFETELPIPKQDRVEIAQPIKDLSKANIAIVTTGGIVPVDNPDRIQSASATRWGRYDISKDERLESGVYKTIHAGFDPAAADADPNVIVPIDAMKTYLKEGKIGKLHDYFYSTVGTGTTQAEAARMGKEIVEKLREDNVDGVIMTSTUGTCTRCGATMVKEIERAGIPIVQMCNLIPVATTVGSNKIVPTISIPYPLGDPATTKEAQWKLRYHRVGVALDALTENIEEQTVFKVKI from the coding sequence ATGAAAAAAGCAGTTCATTATATAAATCAATTTTTCGCAGGTATTGGTGGTGAAGATATAGCTGATTTCAAACCTGAAATTAAGGAAGGTCTAATAGGACCAGCACTTGCACTAAATAGTATGTTAGATGCAGAGGTTACGCATACTATTATTTGTGGCGATAACTTTATGGGTTCTAATACGGATGAAGCAGTAGAAATAATATTAGGATTTCTAGAAGACAAAGAATTTGATATTTTTGTTGCTGGCCCAGCATTCCAAGCAGGTAGATACGGCGTAGCCTGTGGTACAATTTGCAAAGCAGTTAAAGAAAAATTTAATGTCCCAGTTATTACATCCATGAATATAGAAAACCCTGGAGTAGAGATGTTCAAAAAAGATATGTATATATTTGAAGGTGGAAAATCAGCAGCAAAATTAAGAGAAGATGTTAAGGTGATAGCTGATTTTGCAAACAAGATATTAAAAGGTGAAAAGACAGGTTCAGCCGATGAAGAAGGATTCTTTCCAAGAGGAGTAAGGGCTCAAGTGTGGTTAGAATCAAAGAAGATTGCAGCAGAAAGAGGCGTAGAGATGTTAATTAAGAAATTAAACAACCAGCCTTTTGAAACAGAACTTCCAATACCAAAACAAGATAGAGTAGAGATAGCACAACCAATAAAGGATTTATCAAAAGCAAACATAGCAATAGTAACAACAGGTGGAATAGTACCAGTGGACAATCCAGATAGAATCCAATCAGCTTCAGCCACACGTTGGGGAAGATACGATATATCAAAGGATGAAAGACTAGAATCAGGAGTATACAAAACAATCCATGCAGGATTTGATCCAGCAGCAGCAGACGCAGATCCAAATGTAATAGTACCAATAGATGCAATGAAGACATATTTAAAAGAAGGAAAGATAGGGAAACTTCATGATTATTTCTATAGCACAGTAGGTACAGGAACAACCCAAGCAGAAGCAGCAAGAATGGGTAAAGAAATAGTAGAAAAATTGCGAGAAGATAATGTTGATGGAGTTATAATGACATCAACCTGAGGTACCTGTACACGTTGCGGTGCAACGATGGTAAAAGAAATAGAAAGAGCAGGAATACCAATAGTACAGATGTGTAACCTAATACCTGTAGCAACAACAGTAGGATCAAATAAAATAGTACCTACAATATCTATCCCATATCCACTAGGGGATCCAGCAACAACTAAGGAAGCCCAATGGAAACTAAGATATCATAGAGTAGGAGTAGCATTAGATGCTCTAACTGAAAACATAGAAGAACAAACAGTGTTTAAGGTTAAGATTTAG
- a CDS encoding BCCT family transporter, producing MKKKDNSVFNISLIIVLVISLWGILSPTTFGDVAGNAFTFLTDKFGWFYLISMFFFVVFMAFIAFSKYGNIRLGADDSRPEYSYISWFAMLFSAGMGIGLVFWGVAEPLNHYLYPMGMTGGTPEAANFAIFSSFLHWGIHPWANYAVIALPLAYMQFRKGKPGLISSIFIPLIGEERVKGSIGKFIDILAIFATVAGVATSLGLGVLQINSGLNYLFGIPINTLVHIIIIVVVTAMFMASAISGVDKGILFLSNANIAIAFGLMVLTLLLGPTLKIINSLTNGLGQYISGFIRESFAINAFGDNGWIAGWRIFYWAWWIAWAPFVGVFIARISKGRTIREFIIGVSVVPAIGSFIWFAIFGATGISLGTEVAAEAIKVTETAFFVVMKHIPFGSIISLVAILLLCTFFVTSADSATFVLGMMSRNGELNPDTKTKIIWGLVQSAMAFALMLAGGLQVLQTGSIVAAFPFAFVMIFACFSFWKVLKTENVGVVSQKELE from the coding sequence ATGAAAAAGAAAGATAATAGCGTTTTTAACATTTCTTTGATTATAGTATTAGTAATTTCGCTCTGGGGAATACTTTCACCTACGACATTTGGTGATGTTGCAGGAAATGCATTTACATTTTTAACGGATAAATTTGGTTGGTTTTATTTGATATCTATGTTTTTCTTTGTTGTATTTATGGCGTTTATTGCTTTCAGTAAATATGGAAATATTAGATTAGGAGCTGATGACTCAAGGCCAGAGTATAGTTACATTTCTTGGTTTGCAATGCTATTTTCTGCAGGCATGGGAATAGGTCTTGTATTCTGGGGTGTTGCAGAACCACTAAATCATTATCTATATCCAATGGGAATGACAGGGGGTACACCAGAAGCCGCTAATTTTGCAATATTTTCATCATTTTTACACTGGGGTATACATCCATGGGCAAATTATGCTGTAATTGCTCTACCATTAGCATATATGCAGTTTAGAAAAGGTAAACCAGGTCTTATAAGTAGTATATTTATCCCGCTAATTGGTGAAGAAAGAGTAAAAGGGTCAATAGGTAAGTTTATTGATATATTAGCAATATTTGCAACGGTTGCTGGTGTAGCAACTTCTCTTGGATTAGGTGTACTTCAAATAAATAGTGGATTGAATTATTTGTTTGGAATACCGATAAATACTTTAGTTCATATTATTATCATTGTAGTTGTAACTGCTATGTTTATGGCATCAGCAATATCTGGTGTTGATAAAGGAATATTATTTTTATCAAATGCTAATATAGCAATAGCTTTTGGACTAATGGTGTTAACTCTCCTATTAGGACCAACTTTGAAGATAATAAACTCTTTAACAAATGGATTGGGCCAATATATATCCGGATTTATCAGGGAGAGTTTCGCAATTAATGCCTTTGGTGATAATGGATGGATTGCTGGATGGAGAATCTTTTATTGGGCATGGTGGATTGCATGGGCACCATTTGTTGGAGTATTTATAGCTCGTATATCTAAAGGTAGAACTATTAGAGAATTTATTATAGGAGTATCAGTAGTTCCAGCTATAGGATCATTCATTTGGTTTGCAATATTTGGTGCAACTGGAATCAGCCTAGGAACAGAAGTTGCGGCAGAGGCAATAAAAGTAACAGAAACCGCATTCTTTGTTGTAATGAAGCATATTCCATTTGGTAGTATAATATCACTTGTTGCAATACTATTGCTTTGTACATTCTTTGTTACATCAGCAGACTCTGCAACCTTCGTATTAGGTATGATGTCAAGAAATGGAGAATTAAATCCAGATACTAAAACAAAGATTATTTGGGGATTGGTGCAGTCAGCTATGGCATTTGCACTTATGTTAGCAGGTGGTTTACAAGTATTACAGACTGGATCCATAGTAGCAGCTTTCCCGTTTGCATTTGTAATGATATTTGCCTGCTTCTCATTTTGGAAAGTTCTTAAGACTGAAAATGTTGGAGTAGTAAGCCAAAAAGAATTAGAATAA
- a CDS encoding PLP-dependent aminotransferase family protein — protein sequence MNKFILNKETDTPLYVQLYEKFKSLIEGNQLEEEKLPSIRSLAKSLGVNNVTVVSAYKLLEQEGYVYSIKGSGTYIKKLPVTVDMPYLEDGDMELMVSGILPISKDSINFASMSPTPDLFPIEEFKQALVEVLDRDGGQAFLYPEITGYGPLRESISKFLMSNYGTTVDKDQILITSGGQQGLDIISKTLINPGDCIFIENPTYSGALAAFKSRGAKIIGIPILNDGIDLDLLKSYIKRYRPKFLYIMTNYQSPTTYSYSQEKKKELISLAREYDFYIIEDDFLTDLSFDDEKKSPLKAIDKFDQVIFIKSFSKIFMPGVRIGFITLPNKLFKEIIKAKHTTDVSSSGYLQRAFDLYLRKGYWKKHIEKVKKVYFEKYNIMISALDKLDDYGVSYIEPKGGLSIWLKLPDEIDAFALYSECGENNLAIVPGKVFFTDESIYSNYIRLSFGAVDNDKIIEGLRILENIISKPFRNKNNNYLPFI from the coding sequence ATGAATAAATTTATCTTAAACAAAGAAACTGATACACCCTTATATGTCCAGTTATATGAAAAATTTAAATCATTAATAGAGGGAAATCAACTGGAAGAAGAAAAATTGCCTTCTATTAGATCTCTTGCAAAGTCTCTTGGTGTAAATAATGTAACTGTAGTTAGTGCCTATAAATTATTAGAACAAGAAGGCTATGTTTATTCCATAAAAGGTAGTGGAACTTATATAAAAAAATTACCAGTTACTGTAGATATGCCTTACTTAGAAGATGGAGATATGGAATTAATGGTATCTGGTATTCTTCCTATTTCAAAAGATAGTATAAACTTTGCTTCAATGTCCCCCACTCCAGATTTATTTCCAATAGAGGAATTTAAACAAGCCTTAGTTGAAGTTTTAGATAGAGATGGAGGCCAAGCTTTTTTATACCCAGAAATTACAGGATATGGTCCACTTCGCGAATCCATCTCAAAATTCCTTATGAGTAATTATGGTACCACAGTAGATAAAGATCAAATTCTAATTACTTCTGGTGGGCAACAGGGCTTAGATATAATATCAAAGACCTTAATTAATCCTGGGGACTGTATATTTATTGAAAACCCAACCTATTCTGGTGCATTAGCTGCATTTAAATCAAGGGGAGCTAAGATAATAGGAATACCTATATTAAATGATGGCATAGATTTAGATTTGCTAAAATCATATATAAAAAGATACAGACCGAAATTCCTATATATAATGACCAACTATCAAAGCCCTACTACTTACTCCTATAGCCAGGAGAAGAAAAAAGAGCTTATCTCTTTAGCCAGAGAATATGATTTTTATATAATTGAAGATGATTTTTTAACAGACTTATCCTTTGATGATGAAAAGAAGAGTCCTTTAAAAGCAATTGATAAATTTGACCAAGTTATTTTTATTAAAAGTTTTTCAAAGATTTTCATGCCTGGGGTGAGGATCGGATTTATAACTTTGCCTAATAAGCTTTTCAAGGAAATAATCAAGGCTAAACATACTACAGATGTATCCTCCTCTGGATATCTTCAAAGAGCCTTTGATTTATATCTTAGAAAAGGATATTGGAAAAAGCATATAGAGAAAGTGAAAAAGGTATATTTTGAAAAGTATAATATAATGATATCTGCCTTGGACAAATTAGATGATTACGGTGTATCCTATATAGAACCTAAAGGTGGACTGAGTATCTGGCTTAAACTACCTGATGAAATAGATGCTTTTGCATTATATAGTGAATGTGGAGAAAACAATCTAGCAATTGTGCCTGGAAAAGTCTTTTTCACAGATGAATCTATCTATTCAAATTATATTAGGCTTAGTTTTGGTGCAGTAGATAATGACAAGATAATAGAAGGTCTTAGAATACTAGAAAATATAATATCTAAGCCCTTTAGGAATAAGAATAATAATTATTTACCATTTATATAA
- a CDS encoding SHOCT-like domain-containing protein, which produces MAEKMQILNMVKEGKITTEEGVKLLDALEKTDPITSSSSSIKSKAKWLKIRVFDPEDSTKVNVTLPISLVNIGVKLAGKFSPEFKEAGLTEEDMEEIFAAIKNGETGKIVEVNSDDGTKVEVIIE; this is translated from the coding sequence GTGGCAGAAAAAATGCAAATCTTAAACATGGTTAAAGAAGGTAAAATAACAACTGAAGAAGGTGTAAAATTACTTGATGCATTAGAGAAAACTGACCCTATAACAAGTAGTAGTTCCTCTATAAAAAGCAAAGCTAAATGGTTGAAAATTAGAGTATTTGACCCTGAGGATTCTACTAAGGTTAATGTAACCTTACCTATTTCCCTAGTCAATATAGGTGTTAAACTAGCGGGCAAATTTTCCCCCGAATTTAAAGAAGCTGGTTTAACTGAAGAAGATATGGAAGAAATATTTGCAGCTATTAAAAATGGTGAAACTGGTAAAATTGTAGAAGTAAATAGTGATGATGGTACTAAAGTTGAAGTAATCATTGAATAA